The Pseudomonadota bacterium genome includes a region encoding these proteins:
- a CDS encoding thioredoxin family protein has translation MPKEVWIIGVDPPCPRCDLTRQRVERIANETGPPLDIIHMIYNDFRAQAFAKSVGKETGTAKHVAEKAGINEDWEYVHAVVANSPNQPEDFEEIDGIARQWSPEMDKAIRPCQEKADSVGILMTPILVVDGQVKHHGSVPSLEQLSLWLT, from the coding sequence ATGCCAAAAGAAGTCTGGATTATCGGTGTTGATCCTCCCTGTCCCCGTTGTGACCTGACACGGCAGCGTGTGGAGAGGATTGCAAATGAAACAGGTCCGCCTTTGGATATCATCCATATGATTTACAACGATTTTAGAGCACAAGCGTTTGCAAAGTCAGTTGGAAAGGAGACCGGTACGGCAAAGCATGTAGCAGAAAAGGCCGGAATCAATGAGGACTGGGAATACGTTCACGCGGTTGTAGCAAACTCGCCAAATCAACCTGAGGACTTTGAGGAAATTGACGGGATAGCCAGACAATGGTCTCCTGAGATGGATAAAGCAATTCGCCCCTGCCAGGAAAAGGCAGATTCCGTAGGTATATTAATGACCCCGATTCTGGTTGTAGATGGGCAGGTAAAGCATCATGGGAGTGTGCCATCCCTTGAACAGCTAAGTTTGTGGCTGACCTAA
- a CDS encoding IS701 family transposase, whose amino-acid sequence MLPESRIQEDPYKIPKYDIKRTDIIDFVDELKGFHSEFQDCFSRQEPRDNFYQYMVGQLSQLERKSIEPIAIAVESAKVRAMQFFVSDVVWNNNKIMLKYRSMVNDDMGDPDGVLIFDESGFVKKGTESAGVAKQYCGSIGKVENCQVGVFTAYATRHGYCLLDSRLFVPEKWFSDEFALRRGKCKFQPGLSFKTKSQLAVEMLQKISQQKTILFKYVVADSIYGNSPKFINAVEDIPQVTYLVSLPADTLCWVRKPVMLQKQYRYKGELRSKQVLKTPEQKPISFETIANNTTNYFWYRRKVSEGTKGPIEYEFTKKRVVLSKNGSPEKEVWILIRRTLGTEPIYSYFICNASASCRLKMLVWLSGIRWAIEQCFEEAKTEIGMDHYEVRKFPGWVHHMTTSMLAHFFLWHIKLRLGKKAPAITLSQLRILIRAILPMRYFDCDELISLVAWIQEKNYRAYLLHRKKKMLLLNIT is encoded by the coding sequence ATGTTACCAGAAAGCAGAATACAAGAAGATCCATACAAGATTCCAAAATATGATATCAAACGGACTGATATTATAGATTTTGTTGATGAATTAAAAGGATTTCATTCTGAGTTTCAGGATTGTTTTTCGCGACAAGAACCGAGAGATAATTTTTATCAATACATGGTTGGCCAACTGAGCCAATTAGAACGAAAATCCATCGAACCGATTGCGATAGCCGTGGAAAGTGCTAAGGTACGGGCGATGCAGTTTTTTGTAAGTGATGTTGTTTGGAATAATAACAAAATCATGTTGAAATATCGTAGTATGGTAAACGATGACATGGGAGATCCGGACGGTGTTCTGATATTTGATGAAAGCGGATTTGTTAAAAAAGGAACCGAGTCAGCCGGCGTCGCAAAACAATATTGTGGCAGTATCGGTAAGGTTGAAAACTGCCAGGTTGGCGTTTTTACCGCTTACGCTACCCGGCATGGATATTGTTTGCTGGACAGTCGGCTGTTTGTCCCGGAGAAATGGTTTTCAGATGAGTTCGCCTTAAGACGGGGAAAATGCAAATTCCAGCCGGGCCTATCATTTAAAACGAAGTCCCAATTGGCTGTGGAAATGCTACAGAAAATATCGCAACAGAAAACTATCCTTTTTAAATATGTGGTGGCGGATTCAATATACGGCAACAGCCCGAAGTTTATTAATGCCGTTGAAGATATACCGCAGGTTACTTATCTTGTATCTCTGCCCGCCGATACTTTATGTTGGGTAAGAAAACCAGTTATGCTTCAGAAACAATACAGATACAAAGGGGAGTTAAGGTCGAAACAGGTTTTAAAAACACCCGAGCAAAAGCCGATTTCCTTTGAAACCATAGCTAATAATACCACCAACTACTTCTGGTATCGCCGAAAAGTATCTGAAGGAACGAAAGGGCCTATCGAATATGAGTTTACCAAAAAGAGAGTGGTATTGTCCAAAAATGGATCTCCTGAAAAAGAGGTCTGGATATTGATCCGCAGGACATTGGGGACTGAGCCAATATATTCTTATTTTATCTGTAATGCCTCAGCGAGTTGTAGGCTCAAGATGTTGGTTTGGCTTAGCGGCATTCGATGGGCCATCGAACAGTGTTTTGAGGAAGCAAAAACAGAAATCGGAATGGACCACTATGAGGTCCGGAAATTTCCGGGGTGGGTTCATCATATGACGACTTCCATGTTAGCCCATTTCTTCCTCTGGCATATCAAGCTCAGATTGGGGAAAAAAGCACCGGCAATTACTCTGTCGCAGCTTAGAATTCTGATAAGGGCAATATTACCGATGCGTTATTTTGATTGTGATGAGTTAATTTCTTTAGTGGCTTGGATTCAAGAGAAAAACTACCGTGCTTATCTGTTACATAGAAAAAAGAAGATGCTGTTGCTAAACATTACTTAA